The Gammaproteobacteria bacterium genome segment ACCACGAACCGGCCTATCTTTTTTCTGTGCCATTAGATGCGGAGCTGGAGTCTGTACTGGAACATCTGGAGGTGCTGGGCACATGATGTTGACCAAATGGCAGGTATGGCAGGTATTGATGCAGTTATTAGGAACAGGAACAGAAAGAGGAATTGTGAACCCATAATGCAGAAACGTTTTGAATTGTTGGTGTTTGACTGGGACGGCACCCTGATGGATTCCGAGGCCCACATCGTGACCAGTATGCAGCGCGCCATGGCGGATGCCCGGCTACCGGAAATGGCGCGTGAAAAGATTCGCGACATCATCGGCCTGGGGCTGCGGGAGGCGATTCACCGCCTGCTGCCCGATGAGCCGGAGCAGCTACACCTGGCCCTAGTCGATCGATATCGTTACCACTTTTTTGCGGATGACCCCTGCGAACCTTTTGCAGGCGCTGCCTGTGTATTGCAACAGCTGCATGAGCAGGGCTATCTGATGGCGGTCGCCACGGGCAAGGGGCGCCGAGGCCTGGACCGGGTCTTACAAAGTACCGGATTTGGTGAATATTTCATTACCACACGCTGTGCCGATGAGACCTGTTCTAAACCCAACCCGCAGATGTTGCAGGAGATCATGGAGGTCACCGGCGTGGACATCGACCAGACCTTAATGATTGGTGATACCGAATATGATCTGGAGATGGCCAATGCGGCTCGCACGGCCAGTCTGGGCGTCGATTACGGCGTGCATTCCAGGGATCGACTGTTGGCCTGTGGCCCCTTGGCCTGTCTGTCGGCGATCACGGAATTACCGGCATGGTTGGCGGCGCAGTCTCTGCCGCTCAAAAATACCACCGAAAAATATGGCTGAATCAGGCGGAGTCCTTCACACTGGCGGATACACTCTGTGCTTAAATTATTAAGACGCATTTCGAACACGCCTCAATAAAGCGACAACGTAAAACAAAAGCGATAACGTAAAACAGAAAGCCGGATAACACGGGATAACCAACGCTAAACCAAGGCCTAACTACGGGCAAAAAGGGTACAACATGTCAGATAACGATAAATCAGCGGATACCGGCAGACAGGCTGCGGCTGAAAACGTGGCGCCGGGAAGCAGCGACAAGGATGTGTGGACCTCCGGGAAAAAGGTGGAATCCAGCCCGTCGCAAAACGCAGAAAATCCGCACTCGCCAGCCGATGCCCGGAGTGGGAGCTGGGAGAAGGACACCTTGAACCGGCTGGCCTTTGCCGCCATTAACGAGCAGCGCCGTGCACGACGCTGGAGCATCTTTTTCAAGTCCCTGTTTTTCATCTATCTGTTCGTGATCTTTTTTTACATCCCCAGCGACTGGAATAAGGGCACGCTCAAATCGGCAAAACATACCGCCCTGGTGGATCTGGAAGGCGTGATTGCGGCAAACACACAGGCCAGTGCCGATAATCTGGTCGGTGCCCTGCGCGCCGCGTTTAAGGACAAAAAAACCGCGGCGGTATTGTTACGTATCAACAGCCCTGGTGGTAGCCCGGTGCAATCGGGCTACGTCTATGACGAAATCATCCGGCTACGGGAACAGTACCCCGACACCAAACTCTACGCCGTGGTAACGGATATATGCGCCTCGGGCGGTTACTATATTGCGGCGGCGGCGGATGAGATTTATGCGGATAAGGCCAGTATCGTGGGCTCCATTGGTGTATTGATGGATGGCTTTGGTTTTGAAGAGGCGATCAAAAAGCTCGGGGTGGAACGTCGCCTGATGACCGCCGGTAAACACAAGGGCGTGCTGGACCCATTCTCACCGTTGAAAAAGGATGAGGTGGCACATGTGCAGAGCCTGTTGGATACGGTGCATCGTCAGTTCATTGAGTCGGTGAAGGCGGGGCGCGGCGAGCGTCTTTCTGATTCACCACAAATCTTTACCGGTCTGTTCTGGAACGGAGAAGAGAGCGTCAAACTCGGCCTGGTGGATGGTCTCGGTAGCGCCAGTTATGTGGCGCGTGAAATTATCGGCGAAGAAAACATCGTCGACTTCACGGCAAGGCCGAACTATCTGGATCGGTTTGCTGATCGCATTGGCGTTACCATGGCGAATGTCATATCCAACAACATTGGCCTGCAGAATAATACCAGCCCAATGCGTTAGCGCCAGCATTATTCCTTATACGAAATACGAAAAAAGTGTTGAGGGGCCATGTCGAAAAAACATCCTATTATTGCAGTCACGGGGGCCTCTGGGGCGGGTACGACGGTTGTTAAGCGTGCATTTGAATATATCTTTCTGCGTGAAAAATTAACGGTGGCCTTTGTCGCCGGCGAATGTTTTCGTCGCTATGACCGGGAAGAGATGCAGTCTGTGCTGGAACAGAAACAGGCCGCGGGTGAGGTGCTAAGTCCGTATGGGCCAGAGGTAAATCGGTTTGATTTACTGGAGTCCCTGTTTGAGTCATACGCAAGCACCGGCTCGGGGCAATATCGTCGCTATGTCAGTTGTGAGGCCAGTGCCGGCTCAGGTGTGCCGGAGGGATGTTTCTCTGAGATGGAGGAACTGCCAAAAGACACAGACCTGTTGTTCTATGAAGGGCTGCATGGTGGTGTGGTTGCCGATAAATGGAGTCGGCGTAGCATGAGCGCCTCACATAATCCGCAGGTCATCAATGAACGCCGTAATGTGGAATATAACAAAGGGGTTGATGTTGCCCAGTATGTGGATTTGTTGCTGGGTGTCGTGCCGGTGGTGAATCTTGAATGGATGCAGAAAATAATCCATGACAAACACACCAGAGGCTATTCAAGCGAGGCAACCTCGAGACACATTATCGAAAGGATGCAGGACTACATCCACTTTATCGTGCCCCAGTTTTCGGTGACGGATATCAATTTTCAGCGTGTGCCGATTGTTGATACGTCGAATCCATTTATCGCCACGGAAATTCCGGAAGCACACGAATGTCTGGTGGTGATCCGTTTTCGGGATCCGCGCCGTTACGATTTTCCTGAATTGCTCAAACGGATTGATGGCGCCTATATGTCGCGCCCGAACAGCATGGTGATTTCAGGTAGCCAGATGAAACAGGCCCTGGATGTGATTTGTACGCCACTGATACAGGAATTGGTCTTCAATCAGTCGCGCTAACCTGCGATATCCGCACGGGAGGAGAGCACGTCCACATCTTCGGCGGCCAAGCAGCGGATCAACTCAATGAGTGGCAGCCCAACCAATGCATTGGGATCGTCACCCTGCAGCCGCTCAAATAAACTGATACCCAGACCCTCGGACTTGAAGCTGCCGGCGCAGTCATAGGGTTTTTCCTGGTGCAGATAATACTGAATCTGCGACTCGCTTAATGCGCGGAACACGACGGAAAAGGGCACCAGTCTAACCTGCGCCTGTTGGGTGCGGGTATTGAGTAGACATAAACCGGTCAGGAAGCTTACCTTGCGCCCGCTGGCATGGCGCAATTGCTGCGTGGCGGCCTCGTGGTTGCCCGGTTTTCCAAGGATCTTGCCATCCAGCACGGCGACCTGATCCGAACCGATAATGAGGGCGTCGGGGTACTGTGGAGCCACCGCCCGCGCCTTGGCCTCGGCCAGGCGTGTCACCAGTGCCTCGGGGGT includes the following:
- a CDS encoding HAD-IA family hydrolase — encoded protein: MQKRFELLVFDWDGTLMDSEAHIVTSMQRAMADARLPEMAREKIRDIIGLGLREAIHRLLPDEPEQLHLALVDRYRYHFFADDPCEPFAGAACVLQQLHEQGYLMAVATGKGRRGLDRVLQSTGFGEYFITTRCADETCSKPNPQMLQEIMEVTGVDIDQTLMIGDTEYDLEMANAARTASLGVDYGVHSRDRLLACGPLACLSAITELPAWLAAQSLPLKNTTEKYG
- a CDS encoding nucleoside triphosphate pyrophosphatase yields the protein MMTLVLASTSPYRKTLLERLGLDFETAAPQTDETALAGETPEALVTRLAEAKARAVAPQYPDALIIGSDQVAVLDGKILGKPGNHEAATQQLRHASGRKVSFLTGLCLLNTRTQQAQVRLVPFSVVFRALSESQIQYYLHQEKPYDCAGSFKSEGLGISLFERLQGDDPNALVGLPLIELIRCLAAEDVDVLSSRADIAG
- a CDS encoding phosphoribulokinase, which produces MSKKHPIIAVTGASGAGTTVVKRAFEYIFLREKLTVAFVAGECFRRYDREEMQSVLEQKQAAGEVLSPYGPEVNRFDLLESLFESYASTGSGQYRRYVSCEASAGSGVPEGCFSEMEELPKDTDLLFYEGLHGGVVADKWSRRSMSASHNPQVINERRNVEYNKGVDVAQYVDLLLGVVPVVNLEWMQKIIHDKHTRGYSSEATSRHIIERMQDYIHFIVPQFSVTDINFQRVPIVDTSNPFIATEIPEAHECLVVIRFRDPRRYDFPELLKRIDGAYMSRPNSMVISGSQMKQALDVICTPLIQELVFNQSR
- a CDS encoding S49 family peptidase, with the translated sequence MSDNDKSADTGRQAAAENVAPGSSDKDVWTSGKKVESSPSQNAENPHSPADARSGSWEKDTLNRLAFAAINEQRRARRWSIFFKSLFFIYLFVIFFYIPSDWNKGTLKSAKHTALVDLEGVIAANTQASADNLVGALRAAFKDKKTAAVLLRINSPGGSPVQSGYVYDEIIRLREQYPDTKLYAVVTDICASGGYYIAAAADEIYADKASIVGSIGVLMDGFGFEEAIKKLGVERRLMTAGKHKGVLDPFSPLKKDEVAHVQSLLDTVHRQFIESVKAGRGERLSDSPQIFTGLFWNGEESVKLGLVDGLGSASYVAREIIGEENIVDFTARPNYLDRFADRIGVTMANVISNNIGLQNNTSPMR